The Blattabacterium cuenoti genome includes a region encoding these proteins:
- the ftsA gene encoding cell division protein FtsA, with protein sequence MEYQDIAIGLDVGTTKIVAMVGRRNEYNKIEILGIGRSKSIGVHRGVVNNITQTIEAIREAVSEAEHSSGLKIKEVIVGIAGQHIRSLQHNDYITRLDFENVINQKDIQKLIDQVHKLLMLPGEEIIHVLPQEYKVDSQAEIGEPIGMYGSRLEANFHVVVGQISSIRNIGRCVKAAGLNLSGMTLEPLASAEAVLSTEEREAGVALVDIGGGTTDIAIFKDNIIRHTAVIPFGGNVITENIKTDCLIIERQAELLKIKFGSAWPGENKETEIVCIPGLRGRDPKEISLKHLSQIIHKRVCEIMEQVNVEIKNYGNEEQKKRLIAGLVMTGGGSQLNHIRPLTEYITGMDVRIGYSNEHIAGGENGLISNPEYATSIGLVIKGLDDKKKYLCTTDMGHRHDENHTSEFISTKFYNKNRKLNYEENSDYSKKKNKTKSKSFLEIWADKFRQILNDTE encoded by the coding sequence ATGGAATATCAAGATATAGCTATAGGTCTTGATGTGGGAACCACAAAGATTGTAGCTATGGTAGGAAGGAGAAATGAATATAATAAAATTGAGATCTTAGGCATAGGAAGATCTAAAAGTATAGGTGTGCATAGAGGGGTTGTAAACAATATAACTCAAACGATTGAAGCTATTCGTGAAGCCGTATCTGAAGCAGAACATAGTTCTGGTTTAAAAATAAAAGAAGTTATTGTTGGAATAGCTGGGCAACATATTAGAAGTCTACAACATAATGATTATATTACTAGATTAGATTTTGAAAATGTAATCAATCAAAAAGATATACAAAAATTAATAGATCAAGTTCATAAATTGTTGATGCTTCCAGGAGAAGAAATAATTCATGTCCTTCCACAAGAATATAAAGTCGATAGTCAAGCAGAAATAGGAGAACCAATAGGAATGTATGGAAGTCGTTTAGAAGCAAATTTTCATGTAGTGGTAGGACAAATTTCTTCTATTCGTAATATTGGAAGATGTGTGAAAGCAGCAGGATTGAATTTATCTGGAATGACTTTAGAACCTTTAGCCTCTGCAGAAGCTGTATTAAGCACCGAAGAAAGAGAAGCTGGTGTTGCCTTAGTGGATATAGGAGGAGGAACCACTGATATTGCTATATTTAAAGATAACATTATTCGTCACACTGCAGTCATTCCTTTCGGTGGAAATGTTATTACTGAAAATATTAAAACAGATTGTTTGATTATTGAACGACAAGCAGAATTACTAAAAATCAAATTTGGATCTGCATGGCCTGGAGAAAATAAAGAAACAGAAATTGTTTGTATTCCTGGATTAAGAGGTCGTGATCCTAAAGAAATTTCTTTGAAACATCTTTCTCAAATTATCCATAAAAGAGTATGTGAAATAATGGAACAAGTCAATGTGGAAATCAAAAATTATGGAAATGAAGAACAAAAGAAAAGACTGATTGCAGGATTAGTTATGACTGGAGGAGGTTCTCAATTAAACCATATTCGTCCTTTAACGGAATATATTACTGGGATGGATGTACGTATAGGTTATTCTAATGAACATATTGCAGGAGGAGAAAACGGTCTTATAAGTAATCCAGAATATGCAACGTCTATAGGTTTAGTAATTAAAGGACTTGATGATAAAAAAAAATATCTTTGTACAACAGATATGGGACATAGACATGATGAAAATCACACTTCTGAGTTTATTTCTACAAAATTTTATAATAAAAACCGGAAATTAAATTATGAAGAAAATTCGGATTATTCAAAGAAAAAAAATAAAACAAAATCAAAATCTTTTCTTGAAATTTGGGCAGATAAGTTCCGTCAAATATTGAATGACACAGAATAA